In a genomic window of Amblyomma americanum isolate KBUSLIRL-KWMA chromosome 4, ASM5285725v1, whole genome shotgun sequence:
- the LOC144128622 gene encoding uncharacterized protein LOC144128622 — MSNRSTQPEVVLDCRKLHHQQHAPKPCAGEHSLLTSLAEAGYSPRNRMVGWSCVLVALGTCFLAGGGAMLVLSLTLETRQVSLTGYYNINSKAQGIAIIVMACVFFAVAFIKKHKHGHV, encoded by the coding sequence ATGAGCAACCGTTCGACACAGCCCGAAGTGGTTCTGGACTGCCGCAAGTTGCATCATCAGCAGCATGCACCGAAGCCTTGCGCTGGCGAACATTCCCTGCTCACATCTCTCGCCGAGGCTGGGTACTCACCGCGCAACCGCATGGTCGGCTGGTCCTGTGTGCTGGTGGCCTTGGGAACATGTTTCCTCGCTGGAGGAGGCGCCATGCTGGTGCTGTCGCTGACACTCGAGACTCGCCAGGTCAGCCTGACGGGATATTACAACATCAACTCGAAGGCGCAAGGCATCGCCATTATCGTCATGGCTTGCGTCTTCTTCGCAGTCGCATTCATCAAGAAGCATAAGCACGGCCACGTCTGA